Proteins encoded within one genomic window of Lysinibacillus sphaericus:
- a CDS encoding bifunctional folylpolyglutamate synthase/dihydrofolate synthase, which translates to MIPQFDDYKKKWALTSDDVIKPGLTAIEEALALVGNPERTLQIVHLAGTNGKGSTLTFLESIAQEHGLKVGKFMSPCILNVHDQIQVMQQPISALEMDRVFHQMKNAGLSGKLTDFELLTVAAFLHFVHCDVDIALIEAGMGGLLDSTNVVQPIVSIIPSIALEHTKFLGPTIESIAQHKAGIIKQHRPVVIGDLPCEAKNIIEREANAKQAPVLELNNQFHIVRMHDYENYKNETMDLHITNLTRHMKGPHQANNMALAITAFLEVATALNVAINVASIRQGIEMASILGRFEEVLPYIIFDGAHNPASAEKLVETVRQAFPNESITFVVGILGDKDVKGVLQYLEQISETFYFVDFDNPRAMSAQDMLALCHAPQKAILQNTIPFLQQQSEKKCRTIVTGSLYLLTEVRGSLLDGSGHR; encoded by the coding sequence GTGATGATGTAATTAAGCCAGGGCTTACAGCGATTGAAGAAGCATTGGCACTTGTAGGGAATCCTGAAAGAACATTGCAAATTGTGCACCTTGCAGGCACGAATGGCAAAGGCTCAACATTAACATTTTTAGAGTCAATTGCGCAGGAACATGGCTTAAAAGTAGGCAAGTTCATGTCTCCATGCATTTTGAATGTGCATGACCAAATTCAAGTAATGCAACAACCTATTTCAGCACTAGAGATGGATCGCGTTTTTCATCAAATGAAGAATGCGGGGCTTAGCGGTAAACTAACGGATTTCGAACTTTTAACTGTCGCAGCGTTTTTGCATTTTGTCCATTGTGATGTCGATATTGCATTAATCGAAGCGGGTATGGGGGGCTTACTAGATAGTACGAATGTAGTGCAACCTATTGTCTCGATTATTCCGAGTATAGCGCTAGAGCATACAAAATTTTTAGGTCCGACTATTGAAAGCATTGCACAGCATAAAGCAGGGATTATTAAACAGCATCGACCAGTTGTAATCGGGGATTTACCTTGTGAAGCAAAGAACATTATTGAGAGAGAAGCTAATGCAAAGCAAGCACCTGTTCTAGAGCTGAACAATCAATTCCATATTGTGCGGATGCATGACTATGAGAACTATAAAAATGAGACTATGGACTTACATATCACAAATCTTACACGTCATATGAAAGGACCTCATCAAGCGAATAATATGGCATTAGCCATTACGGCATTTTTAGAAGTTGCGACTGCGCTAAATGTAGCAATCAACGTGGCAAGTATACGCCAAGGTATTGAAATGGCAAGCATTTTAGGACGATTTGAAGAGGTGTTGCCATATATTATTTTTGACGGTGCGCATAATCCAGCTAGTGCAGAAAAATTGGTAGAAACGGTTCGCCAAGCGTTTCCTAATGAGTCTATTACCTTTGTTGTCGGCATATTAGGTGATAAGGATGTAAAAGGAGTTTTGCAGTACTTAGAGCAAATTAGTGAGACATTTTATTTTGTTGATTTTGATAATCCGCGTGCGATGTCAGCACAAGATATGTTGGCATTATGTCATGCCCCGCAAAAAGCAATTTTGCAAAATACAATTCCATTTTTACAACAGCAATCAGAGAAGAAGTGTAGAACAATCGTAACCGGCTCTTTATATTTATTAACAGAAGTGCGCGGTAGCTTGCTTGACGGAAGCGGACATAGGTAG
- a CDS encoding Maf family protein has translation MFETNHKLVLASASPRRKELLAMLDLPFDIVTSDVEETSVKATTMQDYVTGVALLKTRDVAKKVPAATIIGADTIVVFNNALLHKPKTREEAISHLSRLSGKRHTVMTAVAIIEPNGIETTFVEETAVVFHTLSQELIEVYVASGDPYDKAGGYGIQTAGTLLVKRIEGDYNNVVGLPLAALFAQLIAKHIIQFAKE, from the coding sequence ATGTTTGAAACAAATCATAAATTAGTACTTGCTTCTGCATCACCACGACGAAAGGAACTGCTTGCTATGTTGGACCTTCCGTTTGATATTGTAACAAGTGATGTAGAAGAGACAAGTGTAAAAGCAACAACTATGCAGGATTATGTAACAGGTGTGGCACTGCTAAAAACACGAGATGTAGCTAAGAAAGTGCCAGCAGCAACGATTATTGGCGCAGATACAATCGTCGTTTTTAACAATGCGTTACTGCATAAGCCAAAAACACGGGAGGAAGCTATTTCACACTTATCTCGTTTATCAGGCAAGCGTCATACGGTGATGACAGCAGTTGCCATCATTGAGCCGAATGGTATAGAAACAACATTTGTAGAAGAAACAGCAGTTGTATTCCATACTTTATCACAGGAGCTTATAGAAGTTTATGTAGCATCTGGAGACCCTTATGATAAGGCGGGCGGTTATGGTATTCAAACAGCGGGAACCCTTTTAGTTAAACGAATTGAAGGAGATTATAACAATGTTGTCGGCTTACCACTTGCAGCGTTGTTTGCGCAATTGATAGCGAAGCATATTATTCAATTTGCGAAGGAGTGA
- the radC gene encoding RadC family protein: MIRDVNMADRPRERLLRQGAMSLSNQELLAILLRTGTKEESVLALANRVLSTFERLHHLKHATIEEMIAIKGIGEVKAIQILAAIELGRRLSQKQNDDKFTVRSPQDAAAYLMPDMTSLSQEHFVVLFLNVKNQIMHKQTIFIGSLNASIVHPREIFREAVKRSAASIICAHNHPSGIPTPSPEDIEVTKRIQEAGYIIGIELLDHIIIGDHQFISLKEKGYF, from the coding sequence ATGATTCGTGACGTCAATATGGCAGATCGACCACGTGAAAGACTACTTCGTCAAGGTGCAATGAGCTTATCGAATCAGGAGCTATTAGCTATTTTATTAAGGACAGGTACGAAGGAAGAATCAGTTCTTGCACTTGCGAATCGTGTATTAAGTACATTTGAACGTTTACACCATTTAAAACATGCAACTATTGAAGAAATGATTGCCATTAAAGGGATAGGGGAGGTAAAGGCAATTCAAATTTTAGCTGCCATAGAGCTTGGCCGGCGCTTGTCTCAAAAGCAAAATGATGACAAGTTTACCGTTCGTTCTCCGCAAGATGCCGCAGCATACCTTATGCCAGATATGACCTCTCTAAGTCAAGAACATTTTGTCGTCCTTTTCCTTAATGTCAAAAATCAAATTATGCATAAGCAAACGATATTTATCGGGAGCCTAAACGCTTCTATTGTGCATCCGAGAGAAATCTTCCGTGAGGCTGTCAAGCGCTCTGCCGCTTCTATTATTTGTGCGCATAATCATCCAAGCGGTATACCTACCCCAAGTCCAGAAGATATTGAGGTAACGAAACGAATTCAGGAGGCTGGCTATATTATTGGCATTGAATTACTGGATCACATCATCATCGGCGACCATCAATTTATTAGCTTAAAAGAAAAAGGTTATTTTTAG
- a CDS encoding rod shape-determining protein, with the protein MFGLGSKDVGIDLGTANTLVFIKGKGIVLREPSVVAKNTKTGDIVAVGNDAKNMIGRTPGSIVAIRPMKDGVIADFDITTAMIEYYLKEACKNSGGNWKKPNVMICVPYGITSVEQRAVIDASRQAGAKEAFTIEEPFAAAIGANLPVWDPTGSMVVDIGGGTTEVAVISLGGIVTSESVRVGGDAMDQAIISYIRKSYNLTIGERTAEAVKMEIGTAFAEGPDEKMEIRGRDLLTGLPKTIEISSKEISESLREAVSSIIDGVRKTLEQTPPELSADVMERGIVLTGGGALLTNLDKVISRETNMPVFIAEDPLDCVAIGTGKALDHIDLIRQQQVKG; encoded by the coding sequence TTGTTTGGATTAGGTAGTAAAGATGTCGGGATTGACCTTGGCACAGCGAATACATTAGTTTTTATTAAAGGGAAGGGCATCGTTTTACGCGAACCTTCTGTAGTAGCAAAGAATACAAAAACAGGAGATATCGTTGCAGTTGGTAATGATGCAAAAAATATGATTGGCCGTACACCTGGATCTATCGTGGCGATTCGTCCGATGAAAGATGGCGTTATTGCTGATTTTGATATTACAACAGCGATGATTGAATATTACTTAAAAGAAGCTTGTAAAAATTCTGGCGGTAATTGGAAAAAACCGAATGTAATGATTTGTGTGCCATATGGTATTACATCGGTTGAGCAACGCGCAGTTATCGATGCCTCTCGCCAAGCAGGTGCAAAAGAAGCGTTTACAATTGAGGAGCCTTTTGCAGCAGCTATTGGAGCAAACTTACCTGTTTGGGATCCAACAGGGTCTATGGTAGTTGATATCGGTGGTGGTACAACAGAGGTAGCAGTTATTTCTTTAGGTGGTATCGTAACAAGTGAGTCTGTACGTGTCGGTGGGGATGCAATGGATCAAGCGATTATTTCATATATCCGTAAATCGTATAACTTAACGATTGGTGAGCGTACGGCTGAAGCAGTAAAAATGGAGATTGGTACAGCATTTGCTGAAGGTCCAGATGAAAAAATGGAGATTAGAGGTCGTGACCTATTAACGGGCTTACCAAAAACGATTGAAATTTCATCTAAGGAAATTTCAGAATCATTGCGTGAAGCGGTATCGTCAATTATTGACGGTGTACGAAAAACGTTGGAACAAACACCTCCAGAGCTTTCTGCTGACGTTATGGAGCGAGGTATCGTGTTAACAGGTGGTGGCGCGTTATTAACGAACTTAGACAAAGTTATTAGCCGTGAAACCAATATGCCTGTGTTTATTGCTGAAGATCCATTAGATTGTGTAGCTATTGGGACAGGTAAAGCATTAGATCATATTGATTTAATTCGTCAACAACAAGTAAAAGGGTAA